A window of the Virgibacillus pantothenticus genome harbors these coding sequences:
- the tenA gene encoding thiaminase II: MQPLFTDRLWKKVEPIWKSYLEHPFVKGLGEGWLDKEKFKHWMKQDYVYLIEYSRLFALGSAKANDLTTMTTFANLLHSTLHMEMDLHRNYASKFSITAQELEETEAAATTTAYTSYMLNVSQRGGVENTIAAVLACAWSYNYIGKILATWPNALEHEFYGSWVQMYSSDEFTALANDCIDLINAIAKDKPEHELALLEDIVVKTSYFEYMFWDMAENQAMWPIPSTALV, from the coding sequence GTGCAACCATTATTTACAGACCGTTTATGGAAAAAGGTGGAGCCCATTTGGAAGTCATATTTGGAGCACCCGTTTGTGAAGGGACTAGGGGAAGGTTGGCTGGACAAAGAAAAGTTTAAACATTGGATGAAGCAAGACTATGTTTATTTAATCGAATATTCCCGTCTGTTTGCACTAGGTAGTGCAAAGGCAAATGATTTAACAACTATGACAACCTTTGCCAATCTATTACACAGCACATTGCATATGGAAATGGATTTGCATCGTAACTATGCAAGTAAATTCAGTATTACCGCACAAGAGTTAGAAGAAACAGAAGCAGCTGCGACAACGACTGCATATACAAGTTATATGCTAAATGTCTCTCAACGAGGTGGCGTAGAAAATACAATCGCTGCTGTTCTCGCATGTGCCTGGAGCTATAACTATATAGGGAAAATACTAGCAACATGGCCAAACGCATTGGAACATGAATTTTATGGGAGTTGGGTACAAATGTATTCCTCAGATGAATTCACAGCACTTGCTAACGACTGCATTGATTTAATAAATGCTATTGCTAAAGATAAACCAGAGCATGAGCTGGCTCTATTAGAAGATATCGTTGTCAAGACAAGTTACTTTGAGTATATGTTCTGGGATATGGCAGAAAATCAAGCAATGTGGCCAATCCCTTCCACAGCATTAGTTTAA
- a CDS encoding copper homeostasis protein CutC, with protein MLLEVITTNLTDVIEAEQYGADRIELSPAMAEIGLTPSFGLLKNAVEAVNIPMNVMVRPHSQSFVYNKHDLDTMKADIELIKKVGANGIVIGALTVKQTIDEEVLKQLLDVADGLEVTFHRAFDFARDQVEALQCLAKYEQITTILTAGGNYKAPDAIPQLQQIIDLANDTHLSVMVGHGLRPETFADVYHQLKPQAFHFGSGVRINNSFAHSLDRSKIQQVKRTMKGN; from the coding sequence ATGCTTTTAGAAGTAATTACAACGAATTTAACAGATGTGATTGAGGCAGAGCAGTATGGTGCAGATCGGATTGAACTTAGTCCTGCAATGGCGGAAATTGGCTTAACACCAAGCTTCGGTTTACTAAAAAATGCGGTAGAAGCTGTAAACATTCCTATGAATGTAATGGTTCGTCCACATAGTCAATCGTTCGTATATAATAAACATGATTTAGACACAATGAAAGCGGATATAGAGTTAATTAAGAAAGTTGGAGCAAATGGGATTGTTATTGGTGCATTGACGGTTAAACAGACCATTGATGAGGAAGTTTTAAAACAGTTGTTGGATGTGGCTGATGGTTTGGAAGTAACCTTCCATCGGGCGTTTGATTTTGCCCGTGATCAAGTAGAAGCATTACAATGCTTAGCAAAATATGAGCAAATTACAACGATTTTAACAGCCGGTGGTAATTATAAAGCTCCTGACGCAATTCCACAACTGCAGCAAATAATTGATTTAGCCAATGATACGCATTTATCCGTTATGGTTGGTCACGGTTTAAGGCCAGAGACATTTGCCGATGTCTATCATCAATTAAAGCCACAAGCCTTTCACTTTGGTTCAGGTGTACGAATAAATAATTCGTTTGCTCATTCGCTTGATCGTAGTAAAATACAACAAGTCAAAAGAACAATGAAAGGAAATTAG